One window from the genome of Penaeus monodon isolate SGIC_2016 chromosome 2, NSTDA_Pmon_1, whole genome shotgun sequence encodes:
- the LOC119580352 gene encoding uncharacterized protein LOC119580352 isoform X8: MGGGSGNKGGYKGDDAEDMCGNTLEPDPRYDSCCSNIFRPGKVLRDIIKGLLVVLGIAVVIAVVFVIIFYVVPGKEGEESVLTLKESAIVGGPVEHEVTGNGINEVEFTDNTRYDVAPSLEKIREEEDADVHAGHDHEHDHEHADHDHAHHDHDHAHDHDHDHAHHDHAHHEQPSAEPEPEPEAEPEAEPEAEPEATPEPEAEPEPTAEPEPEHMGKEESTHDARDAHHHGRSEGELGREHARPLGGMGHEHLHEGHDMAHDHTHHHDDMTHDHAHAEGDMGHDHIHAEGDMTHDHAHAEGDMTHDHAEGDMSHDHTHAGDMSHDTHAEGDMTHDHTHAEGDMSHDHNSEIGHEHVHAEMGHDQTAPTAAHESPEATPSAAAAPTERTIVSVSSTGAGTRVEVKSSESEVSHVPSTSIPPLLDVLGPHATPAGDARGSCRPRSLEMCSDLPYALTSLPNWANDKTDYELHNASLPFFRDVIVRSSCSPRAREYSCAILEPPCGVNGAIIPPCRTFCRSVASTCQEFVIKGFGLSDVFNCDKFPDSTDPAVCFDATQAPAGDAAPAASDNTFQHLPNSEDARTGGRDLPFEDYTTLDTPEAVLEEQVPPADDYPVFNDYSVTEDYPEGPLDYVTDNFDYPEVVDSSAATLPPVDEFEGRVDAANESLTVDEEPFQQDFVDINTESAPAEAFMPTEEPVTSEAQDFVAEGDFVSTDGPVLICDHEKFLCQNGFDCVDLAAVCDGLQQCSDGSDEANCTSIGLSSSTTPASHTPEPQTSFPGEEVATTIPEYATEDAVTEGAVEETTFFTTTPEVCPELMCLDGTCLAISQLNDGVNDCSDGTDEQNFSELISAT, from the exons GGCGACGACGCCGAGGACATGTGCGGGAATACCCTGGAGCCCGATCCTCGCTACGACTCGTGCTGCTCCAACATCTTCCGGCCGGGTAAGGTGCTCAGGGACATCATCAAGGGCCTGCTGGTGGTGCTGGGCATCGCCGTCGTCATCGCCGTCGTGTTTGTTATCATCTTCTACGTCGTTCCAG GCAAGGAGGGCGAGGAGTCCGTCCTGACCCTGAAGGAGAGCGCCATCGTGGGCGGCCCCGTCGAGCACGAGGTCACTGGCAACGGGATCAATGAGGTCGAATTTACCGACAATACTCGATACGACGTCGCTCCCAGCCTGGAGAAAAtccgggaggaggaggacgcggaTGTGCATGCCGGCCACGACCACGAGCACGACCACGAGCACGCTGACCACGATCACGCCCACCACGACCACGATCACGCCCACGATCACGACCACGATCATGCCCACCACGACCACGCCCACCACGAGCAGCCGTCCGCCGAACCCGAGCCCGAGCCGGAAGCCGAGCCGGAAGCCGAGCCGGAAGCCGAGCCGGAAGCCACCCCTGAGCCCGAGGCCGAGCCCGAGCCGACGGCTGAGCCCGAACCCGAGCACATGGGTAAGGAAGAGTCGACCCACGACGCCCGGGACGCCCACCACCATGGGCGCTCGGAGGGAGAGCTGGGTCGCGAGCACGCACGCCCGCTGGGTGGAATGGGCCACGAGCACTTGCATGAGGGACATGACATGGCCCACGATCATACTCACCATCACGATGATATGACTCATGATCACGCTCACGCCGAAGGTGACATGGGCCATGACCACATTCACGCCGAAGGTGACATGACTCATGATCACGCTCACGCCGAAGGTGACATGACTCATGATCACGCCGAAGGTGACATGTCTCATGACCACACTCACGCCGGTGACATGTCTCATGACACTCACGCCGAAGGTGACATGACTCATGACCACACTCACGCCGAAGGTGACATGTCCCATGATCATAATAGCGAAATTGGCCATGAACACGTGCATGCCGAGATGGGCCATGACCAGACAG CCCCCACCGCCGCCCACGAGAGCCCCGAGGCCACGCCCTCTGCCGCCGCCGCCCCCACCGAGAGAACCATCGTGTCCGTGTCCAGCACAGGCGCCGGAACCAGGGTCGAGGTCAAGTCTTCTGAGTCCGAGGTCAGCCACGTGCCCTCGACCAGCATCCCGCCGCTTCTCGACGTCCTGGGGCCTCACGCCACGCCCGCCGGGGACGCGCGCG GAAGCTGCCGTCCTCGCAGCCTGGAGATGTGCAGCGACTTGCCCTACGCACTCACCTCCCTCCCGAACTGGGCCAATGACAAGACAGATTACGAACTTCACAACGCGTCTCTTCCATTCTTTAGG gaCGTCATCGTGAGGTCAAGCTGTTCCCCTCGAGCCCGAGAGTACTCCTGTGCCATCTTGGAACCCCCGTGTGGTGTCAATGGTGCTATTATTCCTCCGTGCCGAACCTTCTGTCGAT CTGTGGCTTCAACGTGCCAGGAATTCGTCATTAAAGGCTTTGGTTTGAGTGACGTGTTCAACTGCGATAAATTCCCCGACTCGACCGACCCCGCTGTGTGCTTCGATGCCACTCAAG CTCCTGCCGGCGACGCAGCACCAGCAGCATCGGACAACACCTTCCAGCATCTTCCCAACTCAGAGGACGCCCGAACTGGCGGGCGGGACTTACCATTTGAAGATTATACAACCTTAGACACCCCCGAAGCCGTTTTAGAAGAACAAGTCCCCCCAGCCGATGACTATCCTGTCTTTAACGATTACTCTGTCACCGAGGACTACCCCGAAGGTCCTCTGGATTACGTAACCGACAACTTCGATTACCCTGAGGTCGTTGACAGTTCCGCGGCAACTCTCCCCCCCGTGGACGAGTTTGAGGGCCGTGTTGACGCTGCGAATGAGTCTCTGACCGTTGATGAAGAACCTTTCCAGCAAGACTTTGTAGATATTAACACTGAGTCAGCCCCCGCGGAAGCCTTCATGCCAACAGAGGAGCCAGTCACGTCAGAAGCCCAGGACTTTGTTGCCGAAGGAGACTTTGTCTCTACCGACGGTCCGGTTCTGATCTGTGACCATGAAAAGTTCCTGTGTCAGAATGGCTTCGATTGCGTGGACCTGGCGGCTGTTTGTGATGGTCTTCAGCAATGTAGTGATGGATCTGATGAGGCCAATTGTACCAGCATCG GACTCTCCTCGTCAACAACCCCTGCCTCACACACCCCAGAACCCCAGACTTCCTTCCCTGGCGAAGAAGTGGCAACTACCATTCCCGAGTACGCGACGGAGGACGCTGTAACAGAAGGGGCAGTGGAGGAGACAACGTTCTTCACAACGACACCGGAAGTCTGCCCCGAACTGATGTGCTTGGATGGAACCTGTCTCGCCATTTCTCAACTTAATGATGGTGTCAACGACTGTTCCGATGGCACAGATGAGCAGAACTTTTCAGAACTGATTTCTGCCACTTAA
- the LOC119580352 gene encoding uncharacterized protein LOC119580352 isoform X5, whose translation MVRCLIHGHNQQYKMTCKGDDAEDMCGNTLEPDPRYDSCCSNIFRPGKVLRDIIKGLLVVLGIAVVIAVVFVIIFYVVPGKEGEESVLTLKESAIVGGPVEHEVTGNGINEVEFTDNTRYDVAPSLEKIREEEDADVHAGHDHEHDHEHADHDHAHHDHDHAHDHDHDHAHHDHAHHEQPSAEPEPEPEAEPEAEPEAEPEATPEPEAEPEPTAEPEPEHMGKEESTHDARDAHHHGRSEGELGREHARPLGGMGHEHLHEGHDMAHDHTHHHDDMTHDHAHAEGDMGHDHIHAEGDMTHDHAHAEGDMTHDHAHAEGDMTHDHTHAEGDMSHDHNSEIGHEHVHAEMGHDQTAPTAAHESPEATPSAAAAPTERTIVSVSSTGAGTRVEVKSSESEVSHVPSTSIPPLLDVLGPHATPAGDARGSCRPRSLEMCSDLPYALTSLPNWANDKTDYELHNASLPFFRDVIVRSSCSPRAREYSCAILEPPCGVNGAIIPPCRTFCRSVASTCQEFVIKGFGLSDVFNCDKFPDSTDPAVCFDATQEPCLGLEHRCGDGKCVAKRLVCDGISDCVDQSDEATCPGRLPAPAGDAAPAASDNTFQHLPNSEDARTGGRDLPFEDYTTLDTPEAVLEEQVPPADDYPVFNDYSVTEDYPEGPLDYVTDNFDYPEVVDSSAATLPPVDEFEGRVDAANESLTVDEEPFQQDFVDINTESAPAEAFMPTEEPVTSEAQDFVAEGDFVSTDGPVLICDHEKFLCQNGFDCVDLAAVCDGLQQCSDGSDEANCTSIGLSSSTTPASHTPEPQTSFPGEEVATTIPEYATEDAVTEGAVEETTFFTTTPEVCPELMCLDGTCLAISQLNDGVNDCSDGTDEQNFSELISAT comes from the exons GGCGACGACGCCGAGGACATGTGCGGGAATACCCTGGAGCCCGATCCTCGCTACGACTCGTGCTGCTCCAACATCTTCCGGCCGGGTAAGGTGCTCAGGGACATCATCAAGGGCCTGCTGGTGGTGCTGGGCATCGCCGTCGTCATCGCCGTCGTGTTTGTTATCATCTTCTACGTCGTTCCAG GCAAGGAGGGCGAGGAGTCCGTCCTGACCCTGAAGGAGAGCGCCATCGTGGGCGGCCCCGTCGAGCACGAGGTCACTGGCAACGGGATCAATGAGGTCGAATTTACCGACAATACTCGATACGACGTCGCTCCCAGCCTGGAGAAAAtccgggaggaggaggacgcggaTGTGCATGCCGGCCACGACCACGAGCACGACCACGAGCACGCTGACCACGATCACGCCCACCACGACCACGATCACGCCCACGATCACGACCACGATCATGCCCACCACGACCACGCCCACCACGAGCAGCCGTCCGCCGAACCCGAGCCCGAGCCGGAAGCCGAGCCGGAAGCCGAGCCGGAAGCCGAGCCGGAAGCCACCCCTGAGCCCGAGGCCGAGCCCGAGCCGACGGCTGAGCCCGAACCCGAGCACATGGGTAAGGAAGAGTCGACCCACGACGCCCGGGACGCCCACCACCATGGGCGCTCGGAGGGAGAGCTGGGTCGCGAGCACGCACGCCCGCTGGGTGGAATGGGCCACGAGCACTTGCATGAGGGACATGACATGGCCCACGATCATACTCACCATCACGATGATATGACTCATGATCACGCTCACGCCGAAGGTGACATGGGCCATGACCACATTCACGCCGAAGGTGACATGACTCATGATCACGCTCACGCCGAAGGTGACATGACTCATGATCACG CTCACGCCGAAGGTGACATGACTCATGACCACACTCACGCCGAAGGTGACATGTCCCATGATCATAATAGCGAAATTGGCCATGAACACGTGCATGCCGAGATGGGCCATGACCAGACAG CCCCCACCGCCGCCCACGAGAGCCCCGAGGCCACGCCCTCTGCCGCCGCCGCCCCCACCGAGAGAACCATCGTGTCCGTGTCCAGCACAGGCGCCGGAACCAGGGTCGAGGTCAAGTCTTCTGAGTCCGAGGTCAGCCACGTGCCCTCGACCAGCATCCCGCCGCTTCTCGACGTCCTGGGGCCTCACGCCACGCCCGCCGGGGACGCGCGCG GAAGCTGCCGTCCTCGCAGCCTGGAGATGTGCAGCGACTTGCCCTACGCACTCACCTCCCTCCCGAACTGGGCCAATGACAAGACAGATTACGAACTTCACAACGCGTCTCTTCCATTCTTTAGG gaCGTCATCGTGAGGTCAAGCTGTTCCCCTCGAGCCCGAGAGTACTCCTGTGCCATCTTGGAACCCCCGTGTGGTGTCAATGGTGCTATTATTCCTCCGTGCCGAACCTTCTGTCGAT CTGTGGCTTCAACGTGCCAGGAATTCGTCATTAAAGGCTTTGGTTTGAGTGACGTGTTCAACTGCGATAAATTCCCCGACTCGACCGACCCCGCTGTGTGCTTCGATGCCACTCAAG AACCTTGTCTGGGTTTGGAGCACCGCTGTGGAGACGGCAAATGTGTGGCGAAGAGGCTAGTCTGTGACGGAATCTCGGACTGTGTTGACCAGTCAGATGAGGCTACATGTCCTGGCCGTCTTCCAG CTCCTGCCGGCGACGCAGCACCAGCAGCATCGGACAACACCTTCCAGCATCTTCCCAACTCAGAGGACGCCCGAACTGGCGGGCGGGACTTACCATTTGAAGATTATACAACCTTAGACACCCCCGAAGCCGTTTTAGAAGAACAAGTCCCCCCAGCCGATGACTATCCTGTCTTTAACGATTACTCTGTCACCGAGGACTACCCCGAAGGTCCTCTGGATTACGTAACCGACAACTTCGATTACCCTGAGGTCGTTGACAGTTCCGCGGCAACTCTCCCCCCCGTGGACGAGTTTGAGGGCCGTGTTGACGCTGCGAATGAGTCTCTGACCGTTGATGAAGAACCTTTCCAGCAAGACTTTGTAGATATTAACACTGAGTCAGCCCCCGCGGAAGCCTTCATGCCAACAGAGGAGCCAGTCACGTCAGAAGCCCAGGACTTTGTTGCCGAAGGAGACTTTGTCTCTACCGACGGTCCGGTTCTGATCTGTGACCATGAAAAGTTCCTGTGTCAGAATGGCTTCGATTGCGTGGACCTGGCGGCTGTTTGTGATGGTCTTCAGCAATGTAGTGATGGATCTGATGAGGCCAATTGTACCAGCATCG GACTCTCCTCGTCAACAACCCCTGCCTCACACACCCCAGAACCCCAGACTTCCTTCCCTGGCGAAGAAGTGGCAACTACCATTCCCGAGTACGCGACGGAGGACGCTGTAACAGAAGGGGCAGTGGAGGAGACAACGTTCTTCACAACGACACCGGAAGTCTGCCCCGAACTGATGTGCTTGGATGGAACCTGTCTCGCCATTTCTCAACTTAATGATGGTGTCAACGACTGTTCCGATGGCACAGATGAGCAGAACTTTTCAGAACTGATTTCTGCCACTTAA
- the LOC119580352 gene encoding uncharacterized protein LOC119580352 isoform X3, with translation MVRCLIHGHNQQYKMTCKGDDAEDMCGNTLEPDPRYDSCCSNIFRPGKVLRDIIKGLLVVLGIAVVIAVVFVIIFYVVPGKEGEESVLTLKESAIVGGPVEHEVTGNGINEVEFTDNTRYDVAPSLEKIREEEDADVHAGHDHEHDHEHADHDHAHHDHDHAHDHDHDHAHHDHAHHEQPSAEPEPEPEAEPEAEPEAEPEATPEPEAEPEPTAEPEPEHMGKEESTHDARDAHHHGRSEGELGREHARPLGGMGHEHLHEGHDMAHDHTHHHDDMTHDHAHAEGDMTHDHAHAEGDMTHDHAEGDMSHDHTHAGDMSHDTHAEGDMTHDHTHAEGDMSHDHNSEIGHEHVHAEMGHDQTAPTAAHESPEATPSAAAAPTERTIVSVSSTGAGTRVEVKSSESEVSHVPSTSIPPLLDVLGPHATPAGDARGSCRPRSLEMCSDLPYALTSLPNWANDKTDYELHNASLPFFRDVIVRSSCSPRAREYSCAILEPPCGVNGAIIPPCRTFCRSVASTCQEFVIKGFGLSDVFNCDKFPDSTDPAVCFDATQEPCLGLEHRCGDGKCVAKRLVCDGISDCVDQSDEATCPGRLPAPAGDAAPAASDNTFQHLPNSEDARTGGRDLPFEDYTTLDTPEAVLEEQVPPADDYPVFNDYSVTEDYPEGPLDYVTDNFDYPEVVDSSAATLPPVDEFEGRVDAANESLTVDEEPFQQDFVDINTESAPAEAFMPTEEPVTSEAQDFVAEGDFVSTDGPVLICDHEKFLCQNGFDCVDLAAVCDGLQQCSDGSDEANCTSIGLSSSTTPASHTPEPQTSFPGEEVATTIPEYATEDAVTEGAVEETTFFTTTPEVCPELMCLDGTCLAISQLNDGVNDCSDGTDEQNFSELISAT, from the exons GGCGACGACGCCGAGGACATGTGCGGGAATACCCTGGAGCCCGATCCTCGCTACGACTCGTGCTGCTCCAACATCTTCCGGCCGGGTAAGGTGCTCAGGGACATCATCAAGGGCCTGCTGGTGGTGCTGGGCATCGCCGTCGTCATCGCCGTCGTGTTTGTTATCATCTTCTACGTCGTTCCAG GCAAGGAGGGCGAGGAGTCCGTCCTGACCCTGAAGGAGAGCGCCATCGTGGGCGGCCCCGTCGAGCACGAGGTCACTGGCAACGGGATCAATGAGGTCGAATTTACCGACAATACTCGATACGACGTCGCTCCCAGCCTGGAGAAAAtccgggaggaggaggacgcggaTGTGCATGCCGGCCACGACCACGAGCACGACCACGAGCACGCTGACCACGATCACGCCCACCACGACCACGATCACGCCCACGATCACGACCACGATCATGCCCACCACGACCACGCCCACCACGAGCAGCCGTCCGCCGAACCCGAGCCCGAGCCGGAAGCCGAGCCGGAAGCCGAGCCGGAAGCCGAGCCGGAAGCCACCCCTGAGCCCGAGGCCGAGCCCGAGCCGACGGCTGAGCCCGAACCCGAGCACATGGGTAAGGAAGAGTCGACCCACGACGCCCGGGACGCCCACCACCATGGGCGCTCGGAGGGAGAGCTGGGTCGCGAGCACGCACGCCCGCTGGGTGGAATGGGCCACGAGCACTTGCATGAGGGACATGACATGGCCCACGATCATACTCACCATCACGATGATATGACTCATGATCACGCTCACGCCGAAG GTGACATGACTCATGATCACGCTCACGCCGAAGGTGACATGACTCATGATCACGCCGAAGGTGACATGTCTCATGACCACACTCACGCCGGTGACATGTCTCATGACACTCACGCCGAAGGTGACATGACTCATGACCACACTCACGCCGAAGGTGACATGTCCCATGATCATAATAGCGAAATTGGCCATGAACACGTGCATGCCGAGATGGGCCATGACCAGACAG CCCCCACCGCCGCCCACGAGAGCCCCGAGGCCACGCCCTCTGCCGCCGCCGCCCCCACCGAGAGAACCATCGTGTCCGTGTCCAGCACAGGCGCCGGAACCAGGGTCGAGGTCAAGTCTTCTGAGTCCGAGGTCAGCCACGTGCCCTCGACCAGCATCCCGCCGCTTCTCGACGTCCTGGGGCCTCACGCCACGCCCGCCGGGGACGCGCGCG GAAGCTGCCGTCCTCGCAGCCTGGAGATGTGCAGCGACTTGCCCTACGCACTCACCTCCCTCCCGAACTGGGCCAATGACAAGACAGATTACGAACTTCACAACGCGTCTCTTCCATTCTTTAGG gaCGTCATCGTGAGGTCAAGCTGTTCCCCTCGAGCCCGAGAGTACTCCTGTGCCATCTTGGAACCCCCGTGTGGTGTCAATGGTGCTATTATTCCTCCGTGCCGAACCTTCTGTCGAT CTGTGGCTTCAACGTGCCAGGAATTCGTCATTAAAGGCTTTGGTTTGAGTGACGTGTTCAACTGCGATAAATTCCCCGACTCGACCGACCCCGCTGTGTGCTTCGATGCCACTCAAG AACCTTGTCTGGGTTTGGAGCACCGCTGTGGAGACGGCAAATGTGTGGCGAAGAGGCTAGTCTGTGACGGAATCTCGGACTGTGTTGACCAGTCAGATGAGGCTACATGTCCTGGCCGTCTTCCAG CTCCTGCCGGCGACGCAGCACCAGCAGCATCGGACAACACCTTCCAGCATCTTCCCAACTCAGAGGACGCCCGAACTGGCGGGCGGGACTTACCATTTGAAGATTATACAACCTTAGACACCCCCGAAGCCGTTTTAGAAGAACAAGTCCCCCCAGCCGATGACTATCCTGTCTTTAACGATTACTCTGTCACCGAGGACTACCCCGAAGGTCCTCTGGATTACGTAACCGACAACTTCGATTACCCTGAGGTCGTTGACAGTTCCGCGGCAACTCTCCCCCCCGTGGACGAGTTTGAGGGCCGTGTTGACGCTGCGAATGAGTCTCTGACCGTTGATGAAGAACCTTTCCAGCAAGACTTTGTAGATATTAACACTGAGTCAGCCCCCGCGGAAGCCTTCATGCCAACAGAGGAGCCAGTCACGTCAGAAGCCCAGGACTTTGTTGCCGAAGGAGACTTTGTCTCTACCGACGGTCCGGTTCTGATCTGTGACCATGAAAAGTTCCTGTGTCAGAATGGCTTCGATTGCGTGGACCTGGCGGCTGTTTGTGATGGTCTTCAGCAATGTAGTGATGGATCTGATGAGGCCAATTGTACCAGCATCG GACTCTCCTCGTCAACAACCCCTGCCTCACACACCCCAGAACCCCAGACTTCCTTCCCTGGCGAAGAAGTGGCAACTACCATTCCCGAGTACGCGACGGAGGACGCTGTAACAGAAGGGGCAGTGGAGGAGACAACGTTCTTCACAACGACACCGGAAGTCTGCCCCGAACTGATGTGCTTGGATGGAACCTGTCTCGCCATTTCTCAACTTAATGATGGTGTCAACGACTGTTCCGATGGCACAGATGAGCAGAACTTTTCAGAACTGATTTCTGCCACTTAA
- the LOC119580352 gene encoding uncharacterized protein LOC119580352 isoform X6: protein MVRCLIHGHNQQYKMTCKGDDAEDMCGNTLEPDPRYDSCCSNIFRPGKVLRDIIKGLLVVLGIAVVIAVVFVIIFYVVPGKEGEESVLTLKESAIVGGPVEHEVTGNGINEVEFTDNTRYDVAPSLEKIREEEDADVHAGHDHEHDHEHADHDHAHHDHDHAHDHDHDHAHHDHAHHEQPSAEPEPEPEAEPEAEPEAEPEATPEPEAEPEPTAEPEPEHMGKEESTHDARDAHHHGRSEGELGREHARPLGGMGHEHLHEGHDMAHDHTHHHDDMTHDHAHAEGDMTHDHAHAEGDMTHDHAHAEGDMTHDHTHAEGDMSHDHNSEIGHEHVHAEMGHDQTAPTAAHESPEATPSAAAAPTERTIVSVSSTGAGTRVEVKSSESEVSHVPSTSIPPLLDVLGPHATPAGDARGSCRPRSLEMCSDLPYALTSLPNWANDKTDYELHNASLPFFRDVIVRSSCSPRAREYSCAILEPPCGVNGAIIPPCRTFCRSVASTCQEFVIKGFGLSDVFNCDKFPDSTDPAVCFDATQEPCLGLEHRCGDGKCVAKRLVCDGISDCVDQSDEATCPGRLPAPAGDAAPAASDNTFQHLPNSEDARTGGRDLPFEDYTTLDTPEAVLEEQVPPADDYPVFNDYSVTEDYPEGPLDYVTDNFDYPEVVDSSAATLPPVDEFEGRVDAANESLTVDEEPFQQDFVDINTESAPAEAFMPTEEPVTSEAQDFVAEGDFVSTDGPVLICDHEKFLCQNGFDCVDLAAVCDGLQQCSDGSDEANCTSIGLSSSTTPASHTPEPQTSFPGEEVATTIPEYATEDAVTEGAVEETTFFTTTPEVCPELMCLDGTCLAISQLNDGVNDCSDGTDEQNFSELISAT, encoded by the exons GGCGACGACGCCGAGGACATGTGCGGGAATACCCTGGAGCCCGATCCTCGCTACGACTCGTGCTGCTCCAACATCTTCCGGCCGGGTAAGGTGCTCAGGGACATCATCAAGGGCCTGCTGGTGGTGCTGGGCATCGCCGTCGTCATCGCCGTCGTGTTTGTTATCATCTTCTACGTCGTTCCAG GCAAGGAGGGCGAGGAGTCCGTCCTGACCCTGAAGGAGAGCGCCATCGTGGGCGGCCCCGTCGAGCACGAGGTCACTGGCAACGGGATCAATGAGGTCGAATTTACCGACAATACTCGATACGACGTCGCTCCCAGCCTGGAGAAAAtccgggaggaggaggacgcggaTGTGCATGCCGGCCACGACCACGAGCACGACCACGAGCACGCTGACCACGATCACGCCCACCACGACCACGATCACGCCCACGATCACGACCACGATCATGCCCACCACGACCACGCCCACCACGAGCAGCCGTCCGCCGAACCCGAGCCCGAGCCGGAAGCCGAGCCGGAAGCCGAGCCGGAAGCCGAGCCGGAAGCCACCCCTGAGCCCGAGGCCGAGCCCGAGCCGACGGCTGAGCCCGAACCCGAGCACATGGGTAAGGAAGAGTCGACCCACGACGCCCGGGACGCCCACCACCATGGGCGCTCGGAGGGAGAGCTGGGTCGCGAGCACGCACGCCCGCTGGGTGGAATGGGCCACGAGCACTTGCATGAGGGACATGACATGGCCCACGATCATACTCACCATCACGATGATATGACTCATGATCACGCTCACGCCGAAG GTGACATGACTCATGATCACGCTCACGCCGAAGGTGACATGACTCATGATCACG CTCACGCCGAAGGTGACATGACTCATGACCACACTCACGCCGAAGGTGACATGTCCCATGATCATAATAGCGAAATTGGCCATGAACACGTGCATGCCGAGATGGGCCATGACCAGACAG CCCCCACCGCCGCCCACGAGAGCCCCGAGGCCACGCCCTCTGCCGCCGCCGCCCCCACCGAGAGAACCATCGTGTCCGTGTCCAGCACAGGCGCCGGAACCAGGGTCGAGGTCAAGTCTTCTGAGTCCGAGGTCAGCCACGTGCCCTCGACCAGCATCCCGCCGCTTCTCGACGTCCTGGGGCCTCACGCCACGCCCGCCGGGGACGCGCGCG GAAGCTGCCGTCCTCGCAGCCTGGAGATGTGCAGCGACTTGCCCTACGCACTCACCTCCCTCCCGAACTGGGCCAATGACAAGACAGATTACGAACTTCACAACGCGTCTCTTCCATTCTTTAGG gaCGTCATCGTGAGGTCAAGCTGTTCCCCTCGAGCCCGAGAGTACTCCTGTGCCATCTTGGAACCCCCGTGTGGTGTCAATGGTGCTATTATTCCTCCGTGCCGAACCTTCTGTCGAT CTGTGGCTTCAACGTGCCAGGAATTCGTCATTAAAGGCTTTGGTTTGAGTGACGTGTTCAACTGCGATAAATTCCCCGACTCGACCGACCCCGCTGTGTGCTTCGATGCCACTCAAG AACCTTGTCTGGGTTTGGAGCACCGCTGTGGAGACGGCAAATGTGTGGCGAAGAGGCTAGTCTGTGACGGAATCTCGGACTGTGTTGACCAGTCAGATGAGGCTACATGTCCTGGCCGTCTTCCAG CTCCTGCCGGCGACGCAGCACCAGCAGCATCGGACAACACCTTCCAGCATCTTCCCAACTCAGAGGACGCCCGAACTGGCGGGCGGGACTTACCATTTGAAGATTATACAACCTTAGACACCCCCGAAGCCGTTTTAGAAGAACAAGTCCCCCCAGCCGATGACTATCCTGTCTTTAACGATTACTCTGTCACCGAGGACTACCCCGAAGGTCCTCTGGATTACGTAACCGACAACTTCGATTACCCTGAGGTCGTTGACAGTTCCGCGGCAACTCTCCCCCCCGTGGACGAGTTTGAGGGCCGTGTTGACGCTGCGAATGAGTCTCTGACCGTTGATGAAGAACCTTTCCAGCAAGACTTTGTAGATATTAACACTGAGTCAGCCCCCGCGGAAGCCTTCATGCCAACAGAGGAGCCAGTCACGTCAGAAGCCCAGGACTTTGTTGCCGAAGGAGACTTTGTCTCTACCGACGGTCCGGTTCTGATCTGTGACCATGAAAAGTTCCTGTGTCAGAATGGCTTCGATTGCGTGGACCTGGCGGCTGTTTGTGATGGTCTTCAGCAATGTAGTGATGGATCTGATGAGGCCAATTGTACCAGCATCG GACTCTCCTCGTCAACAACCCCTGCCTCACACACCCCAGAACCCCAGACTTCCTTCCCTGGCGAAGAAGTGGCAACTACCATTCCCGAGTACGCGACGGAGGACGCTGTAACAGAAGGGGCAGTGGAGGAGACAACGTTCTTCACAACGACACCGGAAGTCTGCCCCGAACTGATGTGCTTGGATGGAACCTGTCTCGCCATTTCTCAACTTAATGATGGTGTCAACGACTGTTCCGATGGCACAGATGAGCAGAACTTTTCAGAACTGATTTCTGCCACTTAA